The Juglans regia cultivar Chandler chromosome 2, Walnut 2.0, whole genome shotgun sequence genome includes a window with the following:
- the LOC108983565 gene encoding uncharacterized protein LOC108983565, translating to MYQDAKHDVSMCGRRQRVDNIWKKNEMPLTNILEVILFDLWGIDFMGPLSSSFNNQYNLVAVDYVSKWIEATTTQTNDSRVVSLAYHPQTNGQVELANRELKQILEKVVSRSRKDWANKLDDTLWAYRKAFKTPLGMSPYRLVFRKSCHLPGELERRAYLANKELNMDLKAAGEKRLLQLIEMEEFKLDAYDNAQIYKEKTKHWHEKHLQIENFEIGHQMLLFNSSFSLGGLAHSQ from the exons ATGTATCAAGATGCTAAACATGATGTGAGCATGTGTGGTAGACGTCAGAGGGTTGACAATATTTGGAAAAAGAATGAGATGCCCTTGACCAATATCCTGGAGGTTATACTGTTTGATTTGTGGGGAATTGATTTCATGGGCCCACTTTCCTCTTCCTTCAACAATCAGTACAACCTGGTAGCAGTGGATTATGTATCTAAATGGATTGAAGCTACTACAACTCAGACTAATGACTCTCGGGTG GTGTCACTTGCCTATCATCCCCAAACAAATGGGCAAGTGGAACTTGCAAATAGAGAATTGAAGCAAATTTTGGAGAAAGTTGTGAGCAGGTCAAGGAAGGATTGGGCGAATAAGTTAGATGATACACTTTGGGCCTATAGGAAAGCTTTCAAGACACCTTTGGGTATGTCTCCTTACAGACTTGTCTTTAGAAAGTCTTGTCACTTACCAGGTGAATTAGAACGTAGGGCCTATTTGGCAAATAAGGAGTTGAACATGGATTTGAAAGCTGCAGGAGAAAAGAGATTGTTACAGTTGATTGAGATGGAGGAGTTTAAGTTGGATGCTTATGATAATGCTCAAATTTACAAGGAAAAGACCAAACATTGGCATGAAAAGCATCTTCAAATTGAAAACTTTGAAATTGGGCACCAGATGTTACTCTTTAACTCAAGTTTCAGTCTAGGTGGTCTGGCCCATTCACAGTAG
- the LOC108983563 gene encoding uncharacterized protein LOC108983563, with protein sequence MSSKMRRKQQMWYVPQPLTPLMEWPDNETQEEGNKKESHWEVIREWFRTPKTSPANSFSGSLDGNIQAKRQDLKLLLGVLGCPLAPIPLVDDPVDRLHMKDIPMETSIANYIIKQYLAATGCLKQGKCAKTMYAKGMVKMICCETEVSSGKNVKTLGTRSGDSGCFVLWQMLPGKWSLDLVVGGNQVIAGSDGKIVWRHSPWLGTHAAKGPQRPLRRIIQGLDPKTTASLFANAQCLGEKQIGHDDCFVLKVSADRAAVMERSEGPAEVIRHVLYGYFCQKSGLLVYLEDSHLTRVQTPENEIVYWEISIGSSIGDYRDVDGVLIAHQGRSVATVFRFGELSQQHSRTRMEEVWTIDDVVHNVPGLSLDYFIPPADIVHNMHSP encoded by the exons ATGAGTTCCAAAATGCGAAGGAAACAGCAGATGTGGTATGTCCCGCAGCCATTGACGCCGCTCATGGAATGGCCTGACAACGAAACCCAAGAAGAAGGGAACAAAAAAGAGAGCCATTGGGAAGTCATACGTGAATGGTTTAGAACACCAAAAACCTCTCCTGCAAATAGTTTTTCCGGTTCTTTGGATGGAAACATTCAAGCCAAGAGGCAAGATTTAAAGCTCTTACTTGGTGTCCTAGGCTGTCCCCTGGCTCCAATTCCCCTTGTCGACGATCCCGTTGATCGCCTCCACATGAAAGACATTCCTATG GAAACTTCCATTGCAAACTATATCATAAAACAATATCTGGCGGCAACCGGATGTCTGAAGCAAGGAAAGTGCGCAAAAACCATGTACGCTAAAGGGATGGTGAAGATGATTTGTTGTGAAACGGAGGTTTCGTCAGGGAAAAATGTGAAAACTTTGGGGACAAGAAGTGGGGACAGTGGCTGCTTTGTACTTTGGCAAATGTTGCCCGGAAAGTGGTCTCTGGATCTGGTGGTGGGAGGGAATCAGGTCATAGCCGGTAGTGACGGGAAGATTGTGTGGAGGCACTCACCTTGGCTCGGCACTCATGCAGCCAAAGGCCCCCAACGCCCACTGCGCCGTATCATACAG GGCCTAGATCCGAAAACAACAGCCAGCTTATTTGCTAATGCCCAGTGTTTGGGGGAGAAACAAATTGGGCATGATGACTGCTTTGTACTAAAAGTGTCCGCCGATCGAGCAGCTGTCATGGAAAGAAGCGAGGGCCCGGCTGAGGTGATCAGGCATGTATTGTATGGTTATTTTTGCCAAAAGAGTGGCCTGCTTGTATACTTGGAGGATTCCCACCTCACCAGGGTACAAACCCCAGAAAATGAAATTGTGTATTGGGAGATCAGCATTGGAAGTAGCATTGGTGACTACAGAGATGTGGATGGTGTGCTAATTGCTCATCAAGGAAGGTCCGTTGCCACAGTTTTCCGATTTGGAGAGTTGTCCCAGCAACATAGTAGGACAAGAATGGAAGAAGTTTGGACCATTGATGATGTTGTGCACAATGTTCCGGGGCTTTCTCTGGACTACTTCATCCCTCCTGCTGATATCGTCCATAACATGCACTCCCCATAG